From the genome of Mycobacterium dioxanotrophicus, one region includes:
- a CDS encoding heparin-binding hemagglutinin — MTDKNQPNVEDLKAPLFAAVGAADLALATVNEIIASLRERAEEARTDANTRVEESRARLNKLQEDLPGQFGEFREKFTSEELRKAAEGYADQATATYNKLVERGEAALERLRSQPAIEEAASRVEGYTDQVTELTQEALGTVASQTRAVGERAAKLVGVELPKKAEKAAPAKKAAPAKKAAPTAPAAKKAAPATPAAKKAATPAKKVTQK, encoded by the coding sequence ATGACCGATAAGAATCAGCCCAACGTCGAGGATCTCAAGGCTCCGCTGTTCGCCGCCGTCGGCGCCGCCGATCTGGCCCTGGCCACCGTGAACGAGATCATCGCGAGCCTGCGTGAGCGTGCCGAAGAGGCCCGCACCGACGCCAACACCCGCGTCGAGGAGAGCCGTGCCCGCCTGAACAAGCTGCAGGAAGACCTGCCGGGCCAGTTCGGGGAGTTCCGCGAGAAGTTCACCTCCGAGGAACTGCGCAAGGCTGCCGAAGGCTACGCCGATCAGGCCACCGCGACCTACAACAAGCTCGTCGAGCGCGGCGAGGCCGCCCTGGAGCGCCTGCGCAGCCAGCCGGCGATCGAAGAGGCCGCCAGCCGTGTCGAGGGATACACCGACCAGGTCACCGAGCTGACCCAGGAAGCGCTGGGCACCGTCGCGTCGCAGACTCGCGCCGTCGGTGAGCGCGCCGCCAAGCTCGTGGGCGTCGAACTGCCGAAGAAGGCTGAGAAGGCCGCCCCCGCCAAGAAGGCCGCCCCGGCCAAGAAGGCTGCCCCGACCGCTCCGGCCGCCAAGAAGGCAGCTCCGGCCACCCCGGCCGCCAAGAAGGCCGCCACCCCGGCCAAGAAGGTGACCCAGAAGTAA
- a CDS encoding DUF2516 family protein has protein sequence MILANLAGVIVAVIVVAVFVVGVYAFVHAAIQRPDAYTATGKLTKPVWLAILGVGLLLELLMRDAFGAAISACATGVYLVDVRPKLLEIQGKSR, from the coding sequence GTGATACTTGCCAACCTTGCGGGCGTCATTGTTGCTGTCATCGTCGTCGCGGTGTTCGTCGTCGGTGTCTACGCCTTCGTGCACGCGGCCATCCAGCGGCCCGACGCCTACACAGCCACGGGCAAGCTCACCAAGCCCGTGTGGCTGGCCATCCTCGGAGTAGGGCTACTCCTGGAACTGTTGATGCGCGACGCCTTCGGGGCCGCCATCTCGGCCTGCGCCACCGGCGTCTACCTGGTCGATGTGCGCCCCAAACTGCTTGAGATCCAAGGAAAGTCGCGGTAG
- a CDS encoding DUF2599 domain-containing protein, with translation MRSPKAALGAAGLALSGLITFAPVAGAEPDPGPAHPYVDHVEWAKWGDLSSLRVYPTAVARQLAAQPGTTAQADEAWAEVLTLSPDADLPGMREQFLCHWTFAEIIEPGKTSWNLEPWRPEVPPEQMVATRCNPGGTEEPF, from the coding sequence ATGCGCTCACCGAAGGCCGCACTCGGTGCGGCCGGCTTGGCGCTGTCCGGGCTGATCACCTTCGCGCCGGTGGCCGGCGCCGAACCTGATCCCGGCCCCGCGCATCCGTACGTCGATCACGTCGAGTGGGCCAAGTGGGGTGATCTGTCGAGCCTTCGGGTCTATCCCACCGCCGTCGCGCGCCAGCTGGCCGCGCAACCCGGCACCACGGCGCAGGCCGACGAGGCGTGGGCCGAGGTGCTGACCCTGTCGCCGGACGCCGATCTGCCCGGTATGCGCGAACAATTCCTGTGCCACTGGACGTTCGCCGAGATCATCGAGCCGGGCAAGACCAGCTGGAACCTGGAGCCGTGGCGTCCGGAGGTGCCGCCCGAGCAGATGGTGGCGACCCGGTGTAATCCCGGCGGTACGGAGGAACCCTTCTGA
- the deoC gene encoding deoxyribose-phosphate aldolase — protein MTDYSRAQVAALVDHTLLKPEATAADVAALVADAAELGVFAVCVSPSFVPVARAACPDGLAVATVAGFPSGKHLSAVKANEAALAAEAGAAEVDMVIDVGAALAGDLDAVAADVAAVRSALPAATLKVIVESAALLEFSGERLLLDVCRVSEDAGADFVKTSTGFHPSGGASVRAVELMAGAVGGRLGVKASGGIRTAQQAIAMLQAGATRLGLSGTRVVLDALS, from the coding sequence ATGACTGACTACAGCCGCGCACAGGTGGCCGCGCTAGTCGACCACACCCTGCTCAAACCCGAGGCCACCGCCGCGGATGTGGCGGCGCTGGTGGCCGATGCAGCCGAGCTGGGCGTGTTCGCGGTGTGCGTGTCGCCGAGCTTCGTGCCGGTTGCCCGGGCCGCCTGCCCGGACGGTCTGGCCGTCGCCACAGTGGCCGGGTTCCCGTCGGGCAAACACCTGTCGGCGGTCAAGGCCAACGAGGCGGCCCTGGCGGCCGAGGCGGGTGCCGCCGAGGTCGACATGGTCATCGACGTCGGGGCGGCCCTGGCCGGCGACCTCGACGCGGTGGCCGCCGACGTGGCCGCGGTCCGCTCCGCCCTGCCCGCGGCGACGCTGAAGGTGATCGTCGAGTCTGCGGCGTTGCTGGAGTTCTCCGGCGAGCGGCTGCTGCTCGACGTGTGCCGCGTCAGCGAGGACGCCGGAGCCGATTTCGTGAAGACCTCCACCGGGTTTCATCCCAGCGGCGGTGCTTCGGTGCGGGCGGTCGAGCTGATGGCCGGCGCGGTCGGCGGGCGCCTGGGGGTCAAGGCCAGCGGCGGCATCCGCACTGCGCAGCAGGCCATCGCGATGCTGCAGGCCGGTGCCACCCGGCTGGGTCTGTCCGGGACCCGCGTGGTGCTCGACGCCCTGAGCTAG
- a CDS encoding LmeA family phospholipid-binding protein, which yields MTDPWARPTDQSPPVPSESASEPPQAPPPGYPATPPPAASTPPDAPKPPSSAASKIKNLLSDPLSIVLVVVIVLALVAAGLLGGELYARKRADSIVAGVVACVVQDDAKASFDPLPPFLWQHATGHYTNINIETAGNQIREAKGMKVVLGIKDVQIQDTADSSGTVGSLTADITWSLDGLRQTAANMVQLPFIGSAITDVSTNAAAGTVQLKSMLGTITAKPIVANKGIALQITELNAIGLSWPREMIQPILDSFTSQLTDNYPMGIHADSVQVTDNGVKAQYSTQNASMPKASEDPCFAKL from the coding sequence GTGACCGATCCCTGGGCTCGCCCCACCGACCAGTCCCCTCCCGTGCCGTCCGAGAGCGCCTCGGAGCCTCCCCAGGCCCCGCCGCCCGGATACCCGGCGACCCCGCCCCCGGCGGCGTCAACACCTCCCGACGCGCCGAAACCGCCGTCGTCGGCGGCATCGAAGATCAAGAACCTGCTGTCCGACCCGCTCTCGATCGTGCTGGTCGTGGTCATCGTGCTGGCACTGGTCGCCGCGGGGCTGCTGGGCGGCGAACTGTATGCCCGCAAGCGCGCCGACAGCATCGTCGCGGGTGTCGTCGCATGTGTCGTGCAGGACGACGCCAAGGCATCGTTCGATCCGCTGCCGCCGTTTTTGTGGCAGCACGCCACCGGGCACTACACCAACATCAACATCGAGACGGCAGGCAATCAGATCCGCGAGGCCAAGGGCATGAAGGTGGTGCTCGGCATCAAGGATGTGCAGATCCAGGACACCGCCGATTCCAGCGGCACCGTCGGATCGCTGACGGCCGATATCACGTGGTCCCTCGACGGCTTGCGGCAGACAGCCGCCAACATGGTCCAGCTGCCGTTCATCGGCTCGGCCATCACCGATGTGTCGACGAATGCCGCCGCGGGCACCGTCCAGCTCAAGAGCATGCTCGGCACCATCACCGCCAAACCGATCGTGGCGAACAAGGGCATCGCCCTGCAGATCACCGAACTGAACGCGATCGGGCTGTCGTGGCCGCGCGAGATGATCCAGCCGATCCTGGACAGTTTCACCAGCCAGCTGACCGACAACTACCCGATGGGTATCCACGCCGACAGCGTGCAGGTCACCGACAACGGTGTGAAGGCGCAGTACTCGACGCAGAACGCGTCGATGCCGAAGGCCTCCGAGGACCCGTGCTTCGCGAAGCTCTGA
- a CDS encoding carbon-nitrogen hydrolase family protein: MRVALAQITTGTDPAANLELVDAYTRRAAAVGAQLVLFPEATMCRFGVPLAPVAQPLDGPWANGVRDIAAAAGVVVVAGMFVPADAGRVTNTLLATGPSVAAHYHKIHLYDAFGFAESKTVAPGFEPVTITVDGVTVGLTTCYDIRFPELFVELARRGTQLITVHASWASGPGKLEQWTLLARARALDTTGFVAAVDQPYPGDELAKAGPTGAGGSIVASPTGEVVAAAGTDTELLIADIDLDAARRARESIAVLQNRSELAQIGRAQSAG; the protein is encoded by the coding sequence ATGCGAGTTGCCCTGGCGCAGATCACCACCGGCACCGATCCGGCGGCCAACCTCGAGCTCGTCGATGCCTACACGCGCCGAGCCGCAGCCGTCGGGGCCCAGCTGGTGCTCTTCCCCGAGGCCACCATGTGCCGCTTCGGGGTGCCGTTGGCACCGGTCGCGCAGCCGCTGGACGGTCCGTGGGCCAACGGAGTGCGCGACATCGCCGCGGCCGCCGGGGTCGTGGTGGTGGCCGGGATGTTCGTGCCGGCCGACGCCGGCCGGGTGACCAACACGCTGCTGGCCACCGGACCCTCGGTGGCTGCGCACTACCACAAGATCCATCTGTACGATGCCTTCGGTTTTGCCGAATCCAAAACTGTCGCACCGGGTTTCGAGCCGGTGACCATCACCGTCGACGGCGTCACGGTCGGGTTGACCACGTGCTACGACATCCGCTTCCCCGAACTGTTCGTCGAGCTGGCCCGCCGCGGGACCCAGCTGATCACCGTGCACGCGTCCTGGGCGTCGGGGCCGGGCAAGCTCGAACAGTGGACGCTGCTGGCCCGGGCGCGGGCATTGGACACCACAGGGTTCGTCGCGGCGGTGGATCAGCCCTATCCGGGCGACGAGCTCGCCAAGGCCGGGCCGACCGGCGCGGGCGGCAGCATCGTCGCCTCCCCCACCGGTGAGGTGGTGGCTGCCGCCGGTACGGACACGGAGTTGCTGATCGCCGACATCGACCTCGACGCCGCCCGGCGTGCGCGCGAGAGCATCGCGGTGCTGCAGAACCGCTCAGAGCTCGCTCAGATCGGTAGGGCACAATCGGCGGGGTGA
- a CDS encoding class I SAM-dependent methyltransferase — translation MSRPVGAITRGTTGYNRLRRSDRWLVHSARVRTALSAASDPLVVDLGYGALPVTTLELAARLQSVRADARVVGLEIHPERVATARALALQAGHKASGRHRSVEFTLGGFELAGLRPVLVRAFNVLRQYPVEAVPDAWATMQHRLAPGGLIIDGTCDELGRLSCWVLLDATGPVSLTLACDPFSIERPSDLAVRLPKVLIHHNVPGQRVHALLSAADLAWASVAGHGVFGPRVRWRAMLELLRDENFGGFPVEPPRRRMRDGVLTVPWATVAPLS, via the coding sequence ATGAGTCGGCCCGTCGGGGCGATCACGCGGGGCACCACCGGGTACAACCGGCTGCGCCGCAGCGATCGTTGGCTGGTGCACTCGGCGCGCGTGCGCACCGCGCTGAGTGCGGCGTCCGACCCGCTGGTGGTCGACCTGGGCTACGGCGCACTTCCGGTCACCACGCTCGAGCTGGCGGCCCGACTGCAGTCCGTGCGGGCCGACGCCCGCGTCGTCGGCCTGGAGATCCACCCGGAGCGGGTGGCGACGGCCCGGGCCCTTGCCCTGCAAGCAGGACACAAGGCGTCGGGCAGGCACCGGTCGGTGGAGTTCACCCTCGGCGGGTTCGAGCTGGCCGGGCTGCGCCCGGTGCTGGTGCGGGCGTTCAACGTGTTGCGCCAGTATCCGGTCGAGGCGGTGCCCGACGCGTGGGCGACGATGCAGCACCGGTTGGCCCCGGGCGGGTTGATCATCGACGGCACGTGCGACGAGCTGGGCCGGTTGAGCTGCTGGGTGCTTCTCGACGCCACCGGACCGGTGAGCCTGACCCTGGCGTGCGACCCGTTCAGCATCGAACGGCCGTCGGATCTGGCCGTGCGCCTGCCGAAGGTGCTCATTCACCACAATGTGCCGGGCCAGCGCGTCCACGCCCTGCTCAGCGCCGCCGACCTGGCCTGGGCCAGTGTGGCCGGGCACGGGGTGTTCGGGCCTCGGGTGCGCTGGCGGGCGATGCTGGAGTTGCTGCGCGACGAGAACTTCGGAGGCTTCCCGGTCGAGCCGCCGCGGCGCCGGATGCGCGACGGCGTGCTGACCGTGCCGTGGGCGACCGTCGCGCCACTATCCTGA
- a CDS encoding DUF2505 domain-containing protein: MPRSFDMATEYPATVEQVHQAFRSEQYWRARLANFGADDATLDELTVADDGHVDVITSHVLRADGLPALVSQFHHGDLRIRREEHWQPVRDDRSAVTVSGVIAGAPVTLDGGGVLAPAGGGARLTVTLSVEVKVPLVGGKIENFIGGQLVDLLTAEQRFTTVWITENS, from the coding sequence ATGCCGCGATCATTCGACATGGCCACCGAATATCCCGCCACGGTCGAACAGGTGCATCAGGCTTTCCGCAGCGAGCAATACTGGCGGGCCCGGCTGGCCAATTTCGGCGCCGACGACGCCACGCTGGACGAGTTGACCGTGGCCGACGACGGGCACGTCGACGTCATCACCAGCCACGTGCTGCGCGCCGACGGACTGCCCGCGCTGGTGTCGCAGTTCCACCATGGCGACCTGCGGATCCGGCGGGAAGAGCATTGGCAGCCGGTCCGCGACGACCGGTCTGCCGTGACCGTCAGCGGCGTGATCGCCGGGGCACCGGTGACGTTGGACGGTGGCGGGGTGCTGGCGCCGGCCGGTGGCGGTGCCCGGCTGACGGTGACGCTCAGCGTCGAAGTCAAGGTGCCATTGGTCGGTGGCAAGATCGAGAATTTCATCGGCGGGCAGCTGGTGGATCTGTTGACCGCCGAACAGCGGTTCACCACGGTGTGGATCACCGAGAACAGCTGA
- a CDS encoding UDP-N-acetylmuramate dehydrogenase yields the protein MATSYVAGVAVAESVPLAPLTTLRVGPVARRVLTCTSTEQLVGVLRALDDPILVLAGGSNVVLADDLADTQPELTVVRVANTEITVEDNILRAEAGAVFDDVVVTALAHGLGGLECLSGIPGSAGATPVQNVGAYGTEVADTIRRVRLLDRRSGEERWAAPEELGFAYRTSVLKHSDAVIVLEVEFELDAHGRSAPLRYRELANALGVQTGERADPLRVRETVLKLRAGKGMVLDADDHDTWSVGSFFTNPVVSQAQFDALRKSADVPHYPAPDGVKLAAGWLVEHAGFGKGFPGDGAPARLSTKHALALTNRGGATSTDVIALARRVQAGVREVFGIDLTPEPILIGSSLSVP from the coding sequence GTGGCCACTTCGTATGTCGCCGGGGTGGCGGTCGCCGAGTCGGTTCCGCTGGCGCCGCTGACCACGCTGCGCGTCGGGCCGGTCGCGCGCCGGGTCCTGACCTGCACCAGCACCGAACAACTCGTCGGCGTGCTGCGCGCACTCGACGACCCGATCCTGGTGCTCGCAGGCGGTTCCAACGTGGTGCTCGCCGACGATCTGGCCGACACCCAACCCGAGCTCACCGTGGTGCGAGTGGCCAACACCGAGATCACCGTCGAGGACAACATCCTGCGCGCCGAGGCAGGCGCTGTGTTCGACGACGTGGTGGTGACTGCACTGGCGCACGGATTGGGCGGGCTGGAATGCCTCTCCGGGATACCCGGCTCCGCCGGGGCGACGCCCGTGCAGAACGTCGGCGCCTACGGGACCGAGGTCGCCGACACCATCCGCCGGGTCCGGCTGCTCGACCGGCGCAGTGGCGAAGAACGTTGGGCCGCACCGGAAGAACTGGGTTTCGCCTACCGGACCAGTGTGCTCAAGCACTCCGATGCCGTCATCGTGCTCGAGGTGGAATTCGAGCTCGACGCGCATGGCCGCAGCGCGCCGCTGCGCTACCGGGAACTGGCCAACGCGCTCGGTGTCCAGACCGGCGAGCGGGCCGATCCGCTGCGGGTCCGGGAGACCGTGCTCAAGTTGCGGGCAGGCAAGGGCATGGTGCTCGACGCCGACGACCACGACACGTGGAGCGTCGGTTCCTTCTTCACCAACCCGGTGGTGTCGCAGGCGCAGTTCGACGCGTTGCGGAAATCGGCCGACGTGCCGCATTACCCGGCGCCCGACGGCGTGAAACTCGCGGCAGGCTGGCTCGTGGAGCATGCGGGCTTCGGCAAGGGTTTCCCCGGCGACGGCGCCCCGGCCCGGTTGTCGACCAAGCATGCCCTGGCGCTGACAAACCGCGGCGGGGCCACGAGCACCGACGTGATTGCGCTGGCCAGGCGGGTGCAGGCAGGTGTTCGCGAGGTGTTCGGGATAGATCTCACACCCGAACCAATTCTGATTGGAAGCTCGCTATCGGTACCCTAG
- a CDS encoding L,D-transpeptidase: MNRRRALSTLAVGVGASVLAACAGNSTPKSAPEAAPAAPKVTYQPGADASDVIPTAAVGVQVADGWFQTVSLTNPDGKIVAGALNRDRTAYTVTEPLGYGMTYKWSGSVVGHDGKAEQLQAKFKTIDPQKQVNGQFQLADGQVVGVAAPIILQFDAAISDADKVTVEKALKVTTDPPVEGAWAWLPDESAGSRVHWRTREYYPAGTKVNVNAPLYGVKFGDDAYGAADSTLSIEIGRRQVVKADATSHRIQVINDGGVLFDFPCSYGEADLPRNVTRSGTHVVTEKYADFYMSNPAAGYNNVHERWAVRISNNGEFIHANPASSGAQGNTNVTNGCINLSTGDAEQYFHTAMYGDPVEVTGTSIQLSYADGDIWDWAISWDEWVSMSAINNKKPPEIPVSAPATPTDAPTLSGTPTTTTPPPARGPGG, translated from the coding sequence ATGAACCGGCGCCGGGCCCTGTCCACGCTTGCTGTCGGAGTCGGCGCAAGTGTGCTGGCAGCATGCGCGGGTAACTCGACGCCCAAGTCGGCACCGGAGGCCGCCCCGGCGGCCCCGAAGGTGACGTACCAGCCCGGTGCCGACGCGTCCGACGTGATCCCGACCGCTGCCGTGGGAGTCCAGGTCGCCGACGGTTGGTTCCAGACCGTCAGCCTGACCAATCCGGACGGCAAGATCGTGGCCGGCGCGCTCAACCGCGACCGCACCGCCTACACGGTCACCGAACCGCTCGGCTACGGCATGACCTACAAGTGGTCCGGGTCCGTGGTGGGGCACGACGGCAAGGCCGAGCAGCTGCAGGCCAAGTTCAAGACCATCGATCCGCAGAAGCAGGTCAACGGGCAGTTCCAGCTCGCCGACGGCCAGGTGGTCGGGGTGGCCGCGCCGATCATCCTGCAGTTCGACGCCGCGATCAGCGACGCCGACAAGGTGACCGTCGAAAAAGCACTCAAGGTCACCACGGATCCGCCTGTGGAAGGCGCCTGGGCCTGGCTGCCCGACGAGTCCGCAGGCTCACGGGTGCACTGGCGGACCCGCGAGTACTACCCGGCCGGAACCAAGGTCAACGTCAACGCACCGCTCTACGGCGTGAAGTTCGGCGACGATGCCTACGGGGCCGCCGATTCCACGCTCAGCATCGAGATCGGCCGCCGCCAGGTGGTCAAGGCCGACGCGACCAGCCACCGCATCCAGGTCATCAACGACGGCGGCGTGCTGTTCGACTTCCCGTGCAGCTACGGCGAGGCCGACCTGCCCCGCAACGTCACCCGCAGCGGCACCCACGTCGTCACCGAGAAGTACGCCGACTTCTACATGTCCAACCCGGCCGCGGGCTACAACAACGTCCACGAGCGTTGGGCGGTGCGCATCTCCAACAACGGCGAGTTCATCCACGCCAACCCCGCCAGCTCGGGTGCCCAGGGCAACACGAACGTCACCAACGGCTGTATCAACCTGTCCACCGGCGATGCGGAGCAGTACTTCCACACCGCGATGTACGGCGATCCGGTCGAGGTGACCGGAACGTCCATCCAGCTGTCCTACGCCGACGGCGACATCTGGGACTGGGCGATCAGCTGGGACGAGTGGGTATCCATGTCGGCCATCAACAACAAGAAGCCGCCGGAGATCCCGGTGAGCGCCCCCGCGACGCCCACCGATGCGCCCACCCTGTCGGGCACGCCGACCACCACGACGCCGCCGCCGGCCCGGGGGCCGGGCGGCTAG
- a CDS encoding SDR family oxidoreductase produces the protein MTTPHNDRRVAVVTGASAGIGAATAKTLASLGFHVVCVARRADRIEAVAAEIGGTAIVADVTDDDAVDALAAGLDRVDVLVNNAGGARGLEPVAAADLDHWRWMWETNVLGTLRVTKALLPALEASGDGLIVTVTSIAAFEVYDNGGGYTSAKHAQSALHRTLRGELLGKPVRLTEIAPGAVHTDFSLLRFDGDAARADAVYAGLTPLVAEDIAEVIGFVATRPSHVDLDQIVIRPRDQASATRYNRRT, from the coding sequence ATGACGACACCACACAACGACCGCCGGGTGGCAGTGGTAACCGGCGCCAGTGCCGGCATCGGTGCAGCGACCGCCAAAACCCTTGCCTCCCTTGGATTTCACGTGGTCTGCGTGGCCCGCAGAGCCGACCGGATCGAGGCCGTCGCCGCCGAGATCGGCGGTACCGCAATTGTGGCGGACGTCACCGACGACGACGCGGTCGACGCCCTGGCGGCCGGCCTGGATCGCGTCGATGTGCTGGTGAACAACGCAGGCGGCGCACGCGGTCTGGAGCCCGTGGCCGCGGCGGATCTGGATCATTGGCGCTGGATGTGGGAGACCAACGTGCTGGGCACCCTGCGGGTGACCAAGGCGTTGCTGCCCGCGCTGGAGGCCTCGGGTGACGGGCTGATCGTCACGGTCACCTCGATCGCGGCGTTCGAGGTCTACGACAACGGCGGCGGCTACACGTCGGCCAAGCACGCCCAGAGCGCACTACACCGCACCCTGCGCGGCGAACTGTTGGGAAAACCGGTGCGGCTCACCGAGATTGCGCCGGGGGCGGTGCACACCGACTTCTCGCTGCTGCGCTTCGACGGTGATGCGGCGCGCGCCGACGCCGTCTACGCCGGGCTCACCCCGCTGGTCGCCGAGGACATCGCCGAGGTCATCGGTTTCGTCGCGACCCGCCCGAGCCACGTCGACCTGGACCAGATCGTGATCCGGCCGCGCGATCAGGCCTCGGCCACCCGGTACAACCGGCGGACGTGA
- a CDS encoding ROK family protein — MLTPASARYPQSRLLHIVAPSLKVADAAAASVFSAARTRGPIARDAIAQHTQLSIATVNRQVTALLEAGILRERADLAVSGAIGRPRVPVEVNHEPFLTLGIHIGARTTSIVATDLFGRTLDVVETPTPSGAQAAALATLAASARRYLSRWHRRRPLWVGVASGGVVDSTTGYLDHPRLGWHDAPVGPVLAEALGLPVSLASHVDAMAGAELLLGGRRTGADAGQARTSLYVYARETVGYALSIDGRVHSPASGPGTIAGLPAQSELLGGTGQLESTVSDEAVLTAARKLRIVPAEGAASTLPAVLRAARAGNAQAAELLADRARVLGEAVALLRDMLNPDDLIVGGQAFTEYPEGMAAVESAFARRSVLAARDIRVTAFGNRVQEAGAGIVSLGGLYADPIGAMRRAQTRRSAAV, encoded by the coding sequence GTGCTCACCCCCGCCAGTGCCCGCTACCCGCAGTCGCGACTGCTGCACATCGTCGCGCCGTCGCTCAAGGTCGCCGATGCGGCCGCCGCATCGGTCTTCAGCGCCGCACGCACGCGCGGCCCGATCGCACGTGACGCCATCGCGCAGCACACCCAGCTCAGCATCGCCACGGTGAACCGCCAGGTCACCGCCCTGCTGGAGGCCGGCATCCTGCGGGAACGCGCCGACCTCGCGGTATCGGGTGCGATCGGACGCCCCCGGGTGCCCGTCGAGGTCAACCACGAGCCGTTCCTCACCCTGGGCATCCACATTGGCGCCCGCACCACCTCGATCGTGGCCACCGACCTGTTCGGCCGCACGCTCGACGTGGTCGAGACGCCGACGCCGTCCGGCGCACAGGCCGCGGCGTTGGCGACGCTGGCCGCCAGTGCGCGCCGCTACCTGAGCCGTTGGCACCGCCGTCGCCCGCTGTGGGTGGGCGTCGCATCCGGTGGCGTCGTCGACAGCACCACGGGCTACCTCGATCACCCCCGGCTGGGTTGGCACGACGCCCCGGTGGGGCCGGTGCTCGCCGAGGCGCTCGGGCTGCCGGTGTCGCTGGCCTCGCACGTCGACGCCATGGCGGGTGCGGAGCTGCTGCTGGGTGGTCGCCGGACAGGTGCCGACGCGGGCCAGGCCAGGACCAGTCTGTACGTCTACGCCCGCGAGACCGTGGGCTACGCGCTGTCCATCGACGGCCGCGTGCATTCCCCGGCCAGCGGGCCGGGCACCATCGCGGGCCTGCCCGCGCAGTCCGAATTGCTCGGCGGCACAGGGCAATTGGAGTCGACGGTGAGTGACGAGGCGGTGCTGACCGCGGCCCGCAAGCTGCGCATCGTGCCCGCCGAGGGGGCGGCGTCCACCCTGCCCGCGGTGCTGCGCGCCGCTCGCGCGGGTAACGCTCAGGCCGCCGAACTGTTGGCCGACCGGGCCCGGGTGCTCGGCGAAGCCGTCGCCCTGCTGCGCGACATGCTCAACCCCGACGATCTGATCGTCGGCGGCCAGGCGTTCACCGAGTACCCCGAGGGCATGGCCGCGGTGGAGTCCGCGTTCGCCAGGCGGTCGGTGCTCGCCGCGCGCGACATTCGGGTCACGGCATTCGGGAACCGGGTCCAGGAGGCCGGCGCGGGGATCGTTTCCCTGGGCGGGCTGTACGCCGATCCGATCGGTGCGATGCGGCGCGCTCAGACCCGCCGATCTGCCGCGGTGTAG